A genomic stretch from Thermoprotei archaeon includes:
- the speD gene encoding adenosylmethionine decarboxylase, whose product MGQQQEYIREDTVIGKHVYGNLYGCDPKILNDEERLTQIVLNAVKVSNARLWEVKSWKFGGRKGGVSVIALVLESHIAIHTWNEYNYATVDVFTCGSHTDPEKAFDYILSELKPKDYVKHKADRSLER is encoded by the coding sequence ATGGGCCAACAGCAAGAATATATTCGGGAAGACACCGTAATTGGAAAACACGTATATGGCAATCTTTATGGGTGTGATCCAAAAATTTTAAACGATGAGGAAAGATTAACACAAATAGTACTTAATGCAGTTAAAGTCTCCAATGCAAGATTGTGGGAAGTAAAATCATGGAAATTTGGCGGTAGAAAAGGCGGCGTATCAGTCATAGCCCTTGTGTTAGAAAGCCACATTGCTATACATACATGGAACGAGTATAATTATGCAACAGTGGACGTATTCACATGCGGTAGTCACACAGATCCTGAGAAAGCCTTTGATTACATACTTAGTGAACTAAAGCCTAAAGATTATGTAAAGCATAAAGCTGACAGATCGTTAGAGCGTTAA
- a CDS encoding dual specificity protein phosphatase family protein: MLKIFNFLGDIKRLVWGILFRKPTNFSWIINNTLAGSGKPMSRKEIEWLYKQGIRAIITLTEEPLPSRILQNLDLSVDHFPVKNHTAPSPEKLQQIIDRIHHYISQKKPVLVHCAAGQGRTGMILAAYLIKFKNMQPNEAIKLIRKLRRGSIEKIQEKALLNTFRTNYL, translated from the coding sequence ATGTTAAAGATATTTAATTTTCTTGGCGATATAAAAAGATTAGTATGGGGCATTCTTTTCAGAAAACCAACAAATTTTAGCTGGATCATTAATAATACATTAGCAGGTAGTGGAAAACCAATGAGCCGAAAAGAAATTGAATGGCTTTATAAACAAGGTATACGAGCAATAATAACACTTACTGAAGAACCTTTACCATCTAGAATACTACAAAACCTAGATTTAAGTGTTGATCATTTTCCCGTAAAAAATCATACAGCGCCATCACCAGAAAAGTTGCAACAAATCATAGACAGGATACATCATTATATATCCCAAAAAAAACCAGTATTGGTACATTGTGCTGCTGGACAGGGAAGGACTGGCATGATACTAGCTGCATATTTAATAAAGTTTAAGAACATGCAACCAAATGAAGCAATTAAACTTATACGTAAATTAAGGCGAGGTTCCATTGAAAAAATACAAGAAAAAGCTCTTTTAAACACATTTCGCACTAATTACCTTTAG
- a CDS encoding Lrp/AsnC ligand binding domain-containing protein yields the protein MVGISVVEALVFITVEPNKIDKVGVDIKKFPNVKEVLAVTGEFDIIARIEAKDFSELSKTIKEQILSIPGVVKTATSVIIEKY from the coding sequence GTGGTGGGAATATCCGTGGTTGAGGCCTTAGTATTTATAACTGTAGAACCTAATAAGATCGATAAGGTTGGTGTAGATATAAAAAAGTTTCCGAATGTAAAAGAAGTCCTTGCAGTTACTGGAGAATTCGATATAATAGCTAGAATTGAAGCAAAAGATTTTTCAGAACTTTCAAAAACCATTAAGGAACAAATATTATCAATACCAGGAGTAGTGAAAACTGCTACGTCCGTAATAATTGAAAAATACTAG
- a CDS encoding ribbon-helix-helix protein, CopG family, with protein MSLSLPKSIVEKIDKAIEEKGFRNRSDFVRKSIEYHLSTIGWDKIESGTYLGTVQATYKCDEIDYQKLAMLKVMNKNIVLAEQGLALQSGLCIQVYTLYGSSDEIRKFLSNLNSVKGIEHIGISVRKI; from the coding sequence GTGAGTTTGTCGCTTCCGAAAAGCATAGTGGAAAAAATCGATAAAGCCATCGAAGAAAAAGGGTTTAGAAATAGGTCAGATTTCGTGAGAAAATCAATCGAATATCATCTATCGACAATAGGTTGGGATAAGATTGAATCAGGAACTTATTTAGGGACTGTCCAAGCAACATATAAATGTGATGAGATAGATTACCAGAAACTTGCCATGTTGAAAGTTATGAATAAAAATATAGTACTAGCCGAGCAAGGGTTAGCACTGCAGTCAGGTCTTTGTATTCAGGTCTATACGCTTTATGGGTCTTCTGATGAAATTCGCAAGTTTTTATCGAATCTAAATAGTGTTAAGGGTATCGAACATATAGGCATATCTGTCAGGAAAATATAA
- a CDS encoding FAD-dependent oxidoreductase — protein sequence MSDVSIKVNNKIMKVQENVPLGVALHKAGITYYESSFKFNRPRGSLSFEWWSPERIYVEGYGPVNHYLMKTKNGLSIKIEKKRLQKLFMEVMSPYLKVGFQHNRFFRNKVSWSVTWKLMKHFLPNPRMPERIKDIKNLNPIIIETDVIVIGSGIGGLSAALSARSLGAKVVILEGDNILGGHLGYDHAIIEKLNKTGSEIIQDLLQEAERSKINIIKGTALTAILDDAWIGIQFDEPSGTPVLVKSKSIVIASGAREILTIFGNNDLPGIILGSSALKLLNVYKTSIGRNISVIGSNNWAARIALQFSMQGLNTTLISTTDNISEFYKKQITSSGVRYIKGYRVLEAVGTKHVTGIRITNSKDTFNIDADAVILASMRSPAIELPSQMGVPLGFHIKLGGFVPIHGWSGETIIHNVFIAGELGGVIDEPALIPFSKAAGLNAAFVSGIKVSEKYLETFIDEGKHMLSPEHYSALEELVKSFEHNEILSVNGSDTDVLQNTLHKRSFLCPCIDITTDDVKNVIKKFGWFDMEKIKRYSGLGTGKCQGKYCSLASTLYISTISNVNPIQVGMFKLRPPTTPIPLSVIGGFEQ from the coding sequence ATGAGCGATGTGTCTATTAAGGTCAATAATAAAATAATGAAAGTTCAGGAAAACGTGCCTCTTGGAGTTGCACTTCACAAAGCAGGTATAACTTATTATGAAAGTTCTTTTAAATTTAATAGACCTAGAGGCTCTCTCAGTTTTGAATGGTGGAGCCCTGAAAGAATATATGTAGAAGGTTATGGTCCCGTTAATCATTATTTGATGAAAACAAAAAACGGCTTATCAATAAAAATTGAAAAGAAAAGACTTCAAAAATTATTCATGGAAGTAATGTCACCATACTTAAAAGTTGGATTTCAACATAATAGATTCTTTAGAAATAAAGTTAGTTGGAGCGTCACATGGAAACTCATGAAACATTTTTTACCGAATCCACGCATGCCTGAACGTATAAAGGATATAAAAAACCTAAATCCAATTATTATTGAAACAGACGTAATAGTGATCGGTAGTGGTATAGGTGGTTTGTCTGCAGCCTTAAGTGCACGTTCTCTTGGTGCCAAAGTAGTAATATTAGAAGGCGATAACATACTAGGAGGACATTTAGGTTATGACCACGCTATTATTGAAAAACTTAACAAGACAGGCTCTGAAATAATTCAAGATTTATTGCAAGAAGCTGAGAGGTCTAAAATTAATATTATTAAAGGAACAGCGTTGACAGCCATATTAGATGATGCATGGATAGGTATTCAATTCGATGAACCGAGTGGAACACCAGTATTAGTTAAATCAAAAAGCATTGTAATAGCTAGTGGCGCACGAGAAATATTGACAATATTTGGTAATAATGACTTACCAGGTATTATTTTAGGTTCATCAGCGTTGAAGCTTCTCAACGTTTACAAAACAAGTATAGGAAGGAATATAAGTGTGATTGGGTCAAACAATTGGGCTGCAAGAATTGCACTACAATTTTCTATGCAAGGTTTAAACACAACACTCATAAGCACCACTGATAATATAAGTGAGTTTTATAAAAAACAAATCACTAGCTCTGGAGTTCGTTATATAAAAGGATATAGAGTACTTGAGGCAGTCGGAACCAAGCATGTAACAGGTATACGCATAACTAATAGTAAGGATACTTTTAATATAGACGCAGATGCAGTAATACTCGCATCGATGCGCAGCCCAGCAATAGAATTACCTAGCCAAATGGGAGTACCATTAGGTTTTCATATTAAGTTAGGAGGTTTTGTGCCTATTCATGGATGGAGCGGAGAAACAATAATACATAATGTTTTTATTGCTGGAGAGTTAGGAGGGGTCATTGATGAACCAGCATTAATACCTTTCAGTAAAGCCGCAGGTTTAAATGCTGCTTTTGTTTCCGGAATAAAGGTATCCGAAAAATATTTAGAAACATTTATAGATGAAGGTAAACACATGTTATCACCTGAACACTACTCTGCATTAGAGGAATTAGTAAAAAGTTTTGAACATAATGAAATTTTAAGTGTAAACGGTAGTGATACAGATGTTTTACAAAATACGTTGCATAAAAGAAGTTTCCTTTGTCCTTGTATAGATATAACGACAGATGATGTGAAAAACGTAATAAAAAAGTTCGGTTGGTTTGACATGGAGAAGATTAAGAGATATAGCGGATTAGGAACTGGAAAATGTCAAGGCAAGTACTGTTCTCTTGCATCAACGTTGTACATCTCTACCATAAGTAATGTAAATCCAATTCAAGTAGGAATGTTTAAGCTAAGACCCCCAACAACACCTATTCCTCTTTCGGTGATAGGAGGTTTTGAACAGTGA
- a CDS encoding FAD-binding oxidoreductase — translation MKTDVIIIGGGIMGLATAYHLAKLGLKGIVFEQGYVGYGSSTRNASHFRVHFWSPENTKFAIEGRRRILKLATELSWNPLPIIGGYLWLIYDEKILRQFKEGNKIWSSLGVPGVFMSREQVSEKYEYLNVDKLIAAFYGPQNGKIHHDFVTYGYYEALLKLGFKVFEHKKVSSIVVSSNAVQGVKVDDSFIEADKVVVCAGAWSNEILSTINIKLPLIPERREIGVTEPFKIIIDPLIINTKSGVYVGQSIRGEIMGSIDYPDVKGLTTLSNTLQWMSRYAKTLIEIIPSLKHAKLMRIWSGYYETTPDHSHILGSDPEWPKGLYIGTGFSGHGFMMAPFAGEVLAEYIVNEKIHPLMEPYLPTRFREEKLIKETMIIG, via the coding sequence GTGAAAACTGATGTAATAATTATTGGCGGAGGTATTATGGGTTTAGCCACGGCATATCATTTAGCCAAATTAGGTTTAAAGGGGATAGTTTTTGAACAAGGGTATGTGGGATATGGGTCCAGTACACGCAATGCATCACACTTTAGAGTACACTTTTGGTCACCCGAAAACACGAAATTTGCAATAGAAGGAAGACGTAGAATATTAAAGTTAGCAACGGAGTTAAGTTGGAATCCATTACCAATAATTGGAGGTTACTTATGGTTAATCTATGACGAAAAAATATTAAGACAGTTTAAAGAAGGTAACAAAATATGGAGTTCTCTTGGAGTACCAGGTGTTTTCATGAGTAGAGAACAAGTGAGTGAAAAATATGAATATTTAAATGTTGATAAGCTAATTGCTGCATTTTATGGGCCTCAAAATGGTAAAATACACCATGATTTTGTAACATATGGATATTATGAAGCATTATTAAAGCTTGGGTTTAAAGTTTTTGAACATAAAAAAGTTTCATCAATAGTAGTTTCAAGCAATGCAGTTCAAGGAGTGAAAGTAGATGATTCGTTTATAGAAGCTGATAAAGTAGTTGTGTGTGCAGGAGCTTGGAGTAATGAAATATTATCAACAATAAACATTAAACTTCCGTTAATACCAGAAAGAAGGGAAATAGGTGTCACTGAACCATTCAAAATCATAATAGATCCATTAATAATTAATACTAAGAGTGGTGTATACGTTGGACAATCAATCAGAGGTGAAATAATGGGAAGTATAGATTACCCAGATGTTAAGGGATTAACAACACTTAGCAACACATTACAATGGATGTCACGCTATGCAAAAACTCTCATAGAAATCATTCCATCGTTAAAACATGCAAAGCTCATGAGGATATGGTCAGGTTATTATGAGACAACGCCTGATCACAGTCACATACTTGGTAGTGATCCTGAGTGGCCCAAAGGCTTGTACATAGGTACAGGTTTTAGTGGGCACGGATTCATGATGGCTCCATTTGCAGGAGAAGTATTAGCTGAATATATAGTTAATGAAAAAATACACCCACTCATGGAACCATATTTACCAACACGATTTAGAGAAGAAAAACTAATAAAAGAAACAATGATTATAGGTTAG
- the surE gene encoding 5'/3'-nucleotidase SurE, producing the protein MVNILVTNDDGIYSPGLALLYNAVHDLGSAVIMAPETPKSASGLGLTLHKPLRAKRMIVNNLELYAINGTPSDVVHVAFHTLDKIDIVVSGINIGDNTSIQVILSSGTVGAAAQAAILGIPAIAFSASILDENELISNQELSAMIMRVSKEITQYVIEHGLPKEVWLLNVNFPNKVHPKMRAKVVPAAKIRFAEYIDKRLDPRKQEYYWIYGEPIDPPKDTDVYAITVEKNIAITPLTFDLNAKITGTVESITEHINEILRSEKVTT; encoded by the coding sequence ATGGTGAACATACTAGTCACTAATGATGATGGAATATATAGTCCAGGATTAGCATTACTCTACAATGCAGTGCATGATTTAGGCAGCGCTGTAATAATGGCACCAGAAACTCCAAAATCTGCCAGCGGATTAGGATTAACATTACATAAGCCTCTTAGAGCAAAAAGAATGATAGTTAATAATCTAGAATTATATGCGATTAACGGTACCCCAAGTGATGTGGTTCATGTAGCATTTCATACGTTGGACAAAATAGATATTGTAGTGTCAGGAATAAACATAGGAGATAATACAAGCATACAGGTTATTTTATCATCCGGAACAGTAGGCGCGGCCGCACAAGCAGCTATTCTAGGAATACCAGCGATTGCATTCTCTGCGTCAATATTGGATGAAAATGAACTCATTTCTAATCAAGAACTATCTGCAATGATAATGAGAGTTTCAAAAGAAATTACTCAATATGTCATTGAACATGGATTACCAAAAGAAGTTTGGCTTTTGAATGTAAACTTTCCAAACAAAGTACATCCAAAAATGCGTGCTAAAGTAGTACCGGCGGCAAAAATTAGATTCGCAGAATACATTGATAAACGTTTAGACCCACGAAAGCAAGAATATTATTGGATATACGGAGAACCAATAGATCCACCAAAAGATACTGATGTGTATGCGATAACAGTTGAAAAGAATATAGCAATAACACCACTTACATTCGATCTCAATGCAAAAATTACTGGAACCGTAGAAAGTATAACAGAACACATTAATGAGATTCTTAGATCTGAGAAAGTGACAACTTAA